The DNA segment GTGTGTGGCCCACAGGCATCGGCCAAGTCTTCGAGTCACCCTGGCTCGGGCAGGTCGAGCCTGCAGGACATCCGGAGCATGTGGTCCACGGCTACTCTGTCTCAGCCGAAGCTGAACGTGCAGCTGCCCACGGTCCGCGAGGACTCGGAACTGGAGGACTTTAGCGTAAGCGGTAAGACCCGCTGGTCCTACGACCAGAAGGCTGGCCACGACGCGGAGGGTGGCTGGGAAGCATCCGACGGCGGAGAGGACAAGGACCGCTTCAAGCCGGAAGAGCCGGAGCTTGGCGGCGACAGCTCCCAGGGAAGCCGTTTAGAGGAGGATGCTTCTAAGACCGACAACGGTCAGTGTGGCCCCACCGGGTTGTGGGCGCCCACCGGACAGGGGGCTGGCCAGAGCCTCAATGTCTACTGCGTTAAAATGGGGGAAAACACTCGGACCCAAGTTTCTAGGATTCCCTGGGAGGGGCGCCCACGCTAATCTTTCTTGCTTTAGGAACGCCCCCTACCGGGCAGGCGTCTCACAAGGTCCCGGGGCCATAGAGACAGGCAGGAAAATACGCCAAGGCAGCGCGGAGTGTTTGCCATGGAATCCCCGAATAGTTGAAATGAGGGAGTTAATGCCTTTTCTGTGGATTTGAGCTGTTTCAGGGGGTGCCTACCTTTCATTCATTGTCACTGGTTACAATTTTTATATTCCAGCTGTAAATGCTATTTACTGGGCTGTTTGGGGCATGCCCTTCTCCTTCCCACCTCTGCTCTTCAGGCCTTCATCAGGGAATTGGAGCAGACAACAATatgctatttattgagcactcgcTGTTGTGCGAGGCACTCAGCTTCCCTTGTATGATCGCCATTAAACTTCACAACCGCCATAAGGGGCCGATTTTAttatcccattgtacagatgaagaaattgagggtCAGAAAGTCAGTCACTGGCCTTAAGTCTCACAAAGTGGGGTAGAGTCTGAACTGGCACCTCGGAGGGTGGGACAACAAAGCCCAGGCTTGTCAACCACTgtcccatactgttttccactcaAGGGGTATCTGGAGCTGGTCTCTGGAGCCCCCTGACCCTCAACCTACCCCTATACCTCCTCtgctccagggaagcctgagcaGTCTACAGATGACTAatccctcttttctcttctcccagaAAAGTCTACCTCAGAGTCATCGCTCAATATCTCGAGGCACACGCCCCATCGGGCCTACTGGGTGGAGCAGCAGAACAGGGTGGGAGGCTGGGAGAGTTGTGGGGGTTGGAGGGTGAGCAAGTTGGGTGGGGGTGCTTTGTAGGGTGGAGGGGCAGGCAGGTCAATTGGGGGTCTTGGAACTGGAGGGCATAGGTGGGGCATTTCAgctgtgggcagagctggggtcccttgtacatctgagtctcttgctgtctctccagctgcccctgcccctgactgaactgatggagaaTGAAGCTCTGGAAATACTCACTGAAGCCCTCCGGAGtgagcctccccaccccctactccCCGCCCCCAACTTCCGGAAGAGACCCTGGGGGACTTTGCAGGCCTTGGTCCTCTATGAGTGGGGTTTCAGGATGTGTCTGCCTATCAGATTCCCTTACCACCCACAAATATTCCAGAAGCTTTAGGAAAAGCAAAAAGTCAGAGTACCGGGTGACTGTCACAGGACTGGGCTGTAGCCTCAGTGCAGCTCCTCTTAACCTGCTGTGGCTTTTCTAAGGCCATTTCTCCACTTGCCTATTGGGAATGACAGCCTTCGTGTGGCCTTGGCGTCTTCCTAGAGCCTTTGGACAGTGGATTATTGGAGTAAATTTCCTTTGGCTGCCCTGCTTACTTTATGAaagggtagggtggggagggctATGGCTTAGAGGGGGTGGTCCAAGAGGTATCCCCAAAGCTTCCTGCTCTCAGTGCCCTAATTCAGGCTGGCAACATCTTCTCTAAATTTGCCTTCCTCATCCATCCTCCACCTCAGCACTCCATCCCACTCTGAATCTCCTATCTGTTTGGAGCACAGGTCTCTGACTTGACCATTTGAAACAAAACCAGCAGGTTCCAGTACCCTGAAGATCCAGTTTCCCCAAACTAACGTAGACTGGCTGATGGGGAGGCCATGCCCCTGCTCACTGCCCTGAATACAGCTCTGCCCTCCAGGTTACCAATCAGAGATCGGCCGGGACCACTCCCTGACCAAACAGCTGCAGCGATACATCGAGGGGCTCAAAAGGCGCCGGAACAGGAGGCTGCAAGTCTTGGCGATATGAGAGCACCGCCTCGGGCTCCAGTGACTGCCCGACTCCAGCCCTGGTCCCTGTCCAGTCCCAATCCAAGCTCGACCCTGTCCACGTGGAATTTGAGCccttagagaaataaaagaatctgTACACGGTCCGT comes from the Odocoileus virginianus isolate 20LAN1187 ecotype Illinois chromosome 28, Ovbor_1.2, whole genome shotgun sequence genome and includes:
- the CATSPERZ gene encoding cation channel sperm-associated auxiliary subunit zeta, which gives rise to MEGKAFKASAKSSSHPGSGRSSLQDIRSMWSTATLSQPKLNVQLPTVREDSELEDFSVSGKTRWSYDQKAGHDAEGGWEASDGGEDKDRFKPEEPELGGDSSQGSRLEEDASKTDNEKSTSESSLNISRHTPHRAYWVEQQNRLPLPLTELMENEALEILTEALRSYQSEIGRDHSLTKQLQRYIEGLKRRRNRRLQVLAI